The following DNA comes from Rhodopseudomonas boonkerdii.
TGCCTGACCGCCGCGAACTGTCCCTGCGTCTCGCCGTCACGCTCGAAGATGCCAACTCCTATGAGGAATTCCTCGATCGTTTGCGTTTGTTCGGGCAGGAGAGCCTGTTCCTGATCGGCACGCGCATCCTGTCCGGCACGGTGACGGCGCCGCAAGCGAGCACGGCTTTCGCCGATGTCGCCGAAGGCATCGCGCAGACGCTGCATGGTCTCGTGCTCGATCAATTCGTCGAACAACATGGCCGCATCAAGGATCAGGAAACGGCGATCATCGCCATGGGACGGCTCGGCAGCCGCGAGATGACGGCGTCATCCGATCTCGATCTGATCCTGATTTACGACTTCGACCACGACGCACCCGATTCCGATGGCGCGCGCTCTCTGCATGGCGCACAATATTTCGCACGCCTGACGCAGCGGCTGATCAGCGCTTTCACGACGCGCACCAATTATGGCGTGCTGTATGAAGTGGATATGCGTTTGCGGCCGTCGGGACGATCCGGACCGCTGGCGTCGCGCATCGATTCCTTCTCTGAATATCAGCAGAACGAAGCCTGGACCTGGGAACATATGGCGCTGACGCGCGCGCGCGTCATCTCGGCGTCGCCGGCTTTCCGCGAAAGGGTGGAAGCCGCCATTCGCGACGTGCTCACCCGCCCGCGCGAGCACGGAATCATCGCCAACGATGTCGCCGAGATGCGTCAGGCGATCGCCGAGGAAAAGGGCGAGGACGATATCTGGGATCTCAAATATGCCGCCGGCGGCATGGTCGATATCGAGTTCATCGCGCAATATCTGCAGCTCGTTCATGCCGCCGAGAAACCCGCCATTCTGAACGTCAACACGCAGCAGGTGCTCGAAAACGCCGCCAGGCTGGGTGTGCTGCAAACCGAGCATTTCGACGTGCTGCGCCGTGCGGTGCGTCTGTTCAACGATCTCACCCAGATCCTGCGGCTCTGCGTCAGCGAGGGCTTCAAGCCGGAGTCCGCAGGCGCCGATCTGTTGCGGCTGCTGGCGCGTGTCAGCAACGAACCTGACTTCTCGTCGCTGGAAGCGCGCGTCCGCGAAATCCAGCAGGATGTGCGGCAGGTCTTCCGGCAGATCGTCGGTGGTTGAGAGACCTTCTCGGTCGAGCGCGTCTGCACGCTGTGCGTGAATGTTCCCCGGATAATCGGATTTGTGAACCGGTTAGACGAAATCTAATCGGTCGCAATTGTTGTCGCACCTCCTTGTCCGCTAGCTCCGGTCTTTTCGTCGCGTGAGCGTAACCTGAACGGTTGCGTGGCGCGCGGTGATCGAGCGCTTGGGGGGACGAGATGCGGTTGAGGTTTTTTCGTGTGATCGCAGCCGTTGCGGCCATGCTGGTGGCATGGGCCGGAGAAGGCGTGACGGCCGATGAGGTTGCTATCGTCGAGACGGCTCTGCCTGGCGAAGGGCAGCGGCCGCAGGCCATGGTCGTCGCGCCCGATGGCAATCTGTGGGTGACGGAAGTCCTCAAGCATCAGATCTTCCGCATCGAACCCAGCGGCGCCATCACGCCATTTCGTGTTCCGGGTGAGGCGGTCGGCGTTCTGCAGGGCATCGCATTCGGGCCCGACGGGCACATCTGGTTCACCTCGCGCGAAGAGAATGCGATCCGCCGCATGTCGGTGACGGGTGAGTTCAACGGCACCTTCGTCATTCCCTCACAGGCCACGAAGCCGACGCAGCTCAACAAGGGCTCATGGCCGCGCGGCATCACCGTCGGACCCGACGGACATCTCTGGTTTGCGGAAATGGCGGCCAACAAAATCGGTCGCATCACCGTGAATGGCGAGTTCACCGAATTCACGATTCCAACCGAGGACGCGCAGGCCTATGGCGTCGTAACCGGCCCGGACAGGAATCTGTGGTTCACCGAAAGCGGCGCCGGCAAGATCGGCCGGCTTGATGTGGCGACCGGCAAGATCACCGAATTCGCTCTGAGCAGTCCGCAGGCGAGACCGCGCGATATCACGGTGGGACCGGACGGTCATCTCTGGTTCTCGATGAACGGCACCGACCGCATCGGGCGCATCTCCATGCAGGGTGAGATGACGGAGTTTCCGCTTCCCGCCGACACCAAGCCGATCGGCATTGCAGCCGGCGGCGACGGCAATGTGTGGTTCACCGCCTTCAAGCCGAACAAGATCGGGCGCATCACGCCGGCCGGTTTCGTGACTCTGTTCGATCTGAAGACGGCGAATGCGCAGCCGTTTGGGATGACCGCCGGACGGAATGGTGTGGTCTGGTTCTCGTCGCAGGCCAATCACATCGGCCGCATCGCGCTTGCTGCCAAGCCTGCGCAATAGCGAAAGCCGCGAAGAGCTTGTGCGTGCGTTTTTCACAGTCCGGTGTGAAGCGGGGAGTCAAGCGAGGCTGCACGCTGCGGTCGGTTGCGTGCAGCAGTCATCGTCATCTGCAGGCGAAGTGCTAGACAGAATCTAAGTGCGCCGCATTGTGAACGCACAGTGACGTCCTGTAAGGCCCCAACGAGTTGGCTGATCGAACATCGGCCGGGACTTGGGGCGATCAGGCAAATGAACGACGCAACTACACTTCGCACGAATGGACTTCTGGCTGCAGCGAGCGCGCTTGCGTTGACGGTTGCCGGCAGCAACGAATCCGTTGCGCAGACGGCGCGCGAGCTTCCGGCCGTCGAAGTCCACGCGCCGAAGCCGCGTGCGACGCGCCGCGCGGTGCCGCGCCAAAATGCCGCAAGAGCACAGCAGGCGCAGCCGCGCGCGGTCGAGCGACGCGCACCCCCGACGCCGGCAACCGGTCTCACGGGCAATCTGCCGGCCGCCTATGCCGGCGGGCAGGTGGCTTCGGGCAGCCAGGTTGGCCTGCTCGGCAACCGCGGTGTGATGGACACGCCGTTCAACCAGACCAGCTACACCGCGCAGACCATTCAGGATCAACAGGCGCGCAAGCTCGACGACGTGTTCGCGAACGATCCGTCGGCACGCATCACCGTGCCGCGCGCCTATGGTTTCGATCAGTTGAACATCCGCGGCTTCAGCGTTTCCAGCACCGCTTATGGTCTGAACGGACTTTACGGCATCGCTTCCGCATTCTCGCTGTCTTCGCTCGGCGCCATCGAGCGCGTGGAGGTGCTGAAGGGACCGTCGGCGCTGCTCAACGGCATGCCGCCCGGTGGCGGCGGCGTTGGCGGCAGCGTCAATCTGGTGACCAAGCGCGCCCAGGACGTGCCGGTCGCGCAGATCACCAACACCTATTCGTCGCGCTCGCAGGTCGGGACACATATCGATGTCGGTCAGCGGTTTGGCGAGTTCAAGGAGTACGGCGTTCGCTTCAACGGCAGCTACAAGGATGGTGGCACCGAACTCGCCAACCAGAATCAGGAAGTCGGCAACGCCTTTGTCGGGCTCGACTACCGTGGCGAACGGGTGCGGCTGTCGGCCGATATCGGCTATGAGAAGAACAACACCACGGCGATGACACGGTTCATCGATCTCGGCAATCTCACGGCGCTTCCGGCGCCGCCCGATGCGCGCGCGAATTATATGCCGAACTGGGGCTTCTGGCAGTCGGAGTCCCGTTACGCCATCGTGCAGGGCGAAGTCGATATCACCGAGAACCTGACGGCCTATGCCCAGGCCGGCATCGGCACGAGCGACGTGCGCTATCTCTATTCGGATATCCGGATGGATAGTCTGAACGGAAACTTCAACGGGACGCCGCGGCGTAACAATCAGGCGCACGAGCGGTCGGCGGGCCAGGCAGGCTTCCGCGCCAATGTCGATACCGGGCCGGTCAACCACGCGATCAACTTCAACGTGGCCGCATCGGAAGCCTATGTCGGCATCCTGAACACCTCCGGCAGGCTGTTCCGCTCCAATCTTTACAATCCGACGCAGAGCGCAGTGCCGAATGTCGAGGTGGGTGCTCCGCGCCGGACTTCCGGCACGCAGCTCTCCAGCTTCGGTATGGCCGATACGATGTCGATCCTGGACAACCGGGTCCAGTTCACGGCCGGCGTGCGTCATCAGTATGTGGAATCGGAATCGTTTGCCCAGGGCACGGGCGTTCGCACCGGCGGCTATGACGCCTCCGCGACCACGCCGGCATTCGCTCTCGTGGTCAAGCCGCTGGAGAACGTCTCGCTCTATGGCAACTATATCGAAGCGTTCGAACCCGGTTCGGTCGTCGGCGAAAGCTTCGCCAATGCCGGGCAGGTGCTTGCGCCCTATCGCTCGAAGCAGAAGGAGGTTGGCATCAAGGTCGATTGGGGCCGTATCACGACCACCGTCAGCGCATTCGACATCATGCGCCCGTTCCAGATCGTGGATCGCGCGACCAACACCGTATCGCAGGGGGGCGCGAGCCGGAATCGCGGCATCGAGTTCAACGCCTTCGGCGAGGTAACCGAAGGCTTGCGCCTGCTCGGCGGCTTCATGTTCATCGATGCACGGCAAGAGACGACGCAGAACGGCACCTATGACGGGCTGCGCACGTTCAATGTGCCGGATGTTCAGGTCAATATCGGCGGCGAATGGGACGTGCCTTTCTTGAGCGGGCTGACGTTGACCGGCCGTGCCATCCACACGGGCGCCTATTACGCCGACCAAGCGAACCGGGTCGCGGGTGCGAGCTGGACGCGTTACGATGCCGGGGCGCGCTATACATTTGCGTCGCCGTGGAACAACAAGCCGGTGGTGTTGCGGTTCTCGGTCGAGAACGTGCTTGACAGCAATTACTGGCAGGCCGCGACCAACGATGGTTACGTCATCCTCGGTGCACCGCGAACCTATCTGGTCTCGACGACTTTCAATTTCTGAGGCGGCGCGTCTGGGCCGATACGTCTGTGCTGGCGGCTCGATCGGCATCGGACCGCCGTGGCTGC
Coding sequences within:
- a CDS encoding Vgb family protein, coding for MRFFRVIAAVAAMLVAWAGEGVTADEVAIVETALPGEGQRPQAMVVAPDGNLWVTEVLKHQIFRIEPSGAITPFRVPGEAVGVLQGIAFGPDGHIWFTSREENAIRRMSVTGEFNGTFVIPSQATKPTQLNKGSWPRGITVGPDGHLWFAEMAANKIGRITVNGEFTEFTIPTEDAQAYGVVTGPDRNLWFTESGAGKIGRLDVATGKITEFALSSPQARPRDITVGPDGHLWFSMNGTDRIGRISMQGEMTEFPLPADTKPIGIAAGGDGNVWFTAFKPNKIGRITPAGFVTLFDLKTANAQPFGMTAGRNGVVWFSSQANHIGRIALAAKPAQ
- a CDS encoding TonB-dependent receptor, giving the protein MNDATTLRTNGLLAAASALALTVAGSNESVAQTARELPAVEVHAPKPRATRRAVPRQNAARAQQAQPRAVERRAPPTPATGLTGNLPAAYAGGQVASGSQVGLLGNRGVMDTPFNQTSYTAQTIQDQQARKLDDVFANDPSARITVPRAYGFDQLNIRGFSVSSTAYGLNGLYGIASAFSLSSLGAIERVEVLKGPSALLNGMPPGGGGVGGSVNLVTKRAQDVPVAQITNTYSSRSQVGTHIDVGQRFGEFKEYGVRFNGSYKDGGTELANQNQEVGNAFVGLDYRGERVRLSADIGYEKNNTTAMTRFIDLGNLTALPAPPDARANYMPNWGFWQSESRYAIVQGEVDITENLTAYAQAGIGTSDVRYLYSDIRMDSLNGNFNGTPRRNNQAHERSAGQAGFRANVDTGPVNHAINFNVAASEAYVGILNTSGRLFRSNLYNPTQSAVPNVEVGAPRRTSGTQLSSFGMADTMSILDNRVQFTAGVRHQYVESESFAQGTGVRTGGYDASATTPAFALVVKPLENVSLYGNYIEAFEPGSVVGESFANAGQVLAPYRSKQKEVGIKVDWGRITTTVSAFDIMRPFQIVDRATNTVSQGGASRNRGIEFNAFGEVTEGLRLLGGFMFIDARQETTQNGTYDGLRTFNVPDVQVNIGGEWDVPFLSGLTLTGRAIHTGAYYADQANRVAGASWTRYDAGARYTFASPWNNKPVVLRFSVENVLDSNYWQAATNDGYVILGAPRTYLVSTTFNF